A genomic segment from Ptychodera flava strain L36383 chromosome 19, AS_Pfla_20210202, whole genome shotgun sequence encodes:
- the LOC139118461 gene encoding ferroptosis suppressor protein 1-like, whose product MGNSSSSSPLPQDLHVVIVGGGPAGLKVALMLKGKCPFTLIDGRDGIHNNVAALRASVQAGFADYTFIPFSQMLSADNFKRGLVTSIDVRGKKVKVATHGNQDDEEEEIQYTHLVLATGSSVPFPGKLPLDVSIEEGIAMYEKQYQEIRAASSIVVIGGGAVGVELAGEIKTEFVEKDVTLVHSAKILISPDLSDKVVKDARKQLERLGVKLILGEKVSGLDEIPEHRTDEKFTVRTDRGAEIQADLVFRCTGNQTNSAAYADALCNSMNDKGQLKVNGYFEVEGCANVFAIGDCCDMNETKMSYRAALNAESFVQNLIREYQGKVRKPYTPRGPVMLVSIGRNGGVFQISSLTFGAFATKTVKSKDMFVGRFFKDRGLKAPKIPTVNKDKSELKDM is encoded by the exons ATGGGAAACTCCTCGTCGTCATCACCGCTCCCACAGGACCTTCACGTCGTCATAGTTGGAGGCGGACCTGCCGGCCTGAAGGTGGCGTTAATGCTGAAAGGGAAGTGTCCATTTACGTTGATTGACGGACGAGACGGTATCCATAACAATGTTGCAGCATTGCGGGCTTCCGTGCAAGCAG GTTTTGCAGACTATACTTTCATACCGTTCAGCCAGATGCTCAGCGCTGACAACTTCAAACGAGGTCTGGTTACCAGCATCGATGTTAGGGGCAAGAAAGTGAAAGTTGCAACCCATGGCAACCAGGATGACGAGGAAGAGGAGATCCAGTACACACACTTGGTCCTAGCAACGGGAAGCAGCGTACCGTTTCCAGGGAAACTTCCTCTAGATGTTAGTATTGAGGAAGGCATCGCCATGTATGAAAAACAGTATCAAGAG ATTAGAGCCGCCAGTAGTATAGTCGTCATCGGTGGGGGCGCTGTTGGAGTTGAGCTCGCCGGAGAGATCAAAACTGAATTCGTAGAGAAAGACGTGACGCTTGTCCACTCAGCAAAGATACTGATTTCGCCGGACCTCAGCGACAAAGTTGTGAAAGACGCTCGAAAACAACTGGAGCGACTGGGTGTCAAGTTAATACTAg GTGAAAAAGTTTCTGGTTTGGATGAGATACCCGAGCATAGGACAGACGAGAAGTTCACAGTGAGAACAGATAGAGGGGCAGAGATTCAGGCAGATTTGGTGTTCCGCTGCACTGGGAATCAAACAAATTCTGCAGCCTATGCTGATGCTCTTT GTAACTCGATGAACGACAAAGGTCAGCTGAAGGTCAATGGATACTTTGAGGTGGAGGGCTGCGCAAATGTCTTTGCCATTGGCGATTGCTGCGATATGAATGAAACAAAGATGTCATACCGGGCTGCCTTGAATGCTGAATCTTTTGTGCAAAATCTGATCCGGGAATATCAGGGCAAAGTGCGGAAACCATACACACCGA GGGGACCGGTGATGCTGGTATCAATAGGTCGCAATGGAGGAGTCTTCCAAATCAGTTCGTTGACCTTTGGAGCATTTGCAACCAAGACTGTCAAGAGCAAGGACATGTTCGTTGGAAGATTTTTCAAGGATCGTGGACTGAAAGCACCGAAGATACCAACAGTAAACAAAGACAAATCAGAATTGAAAGACATGTGA